A genome region from Microbacterium terricola includes the following:
- a CDS encoding glycoside hydrolase family 2 TIM barrel-domain containing protein, whose translation MMFERRDPDCANAHNTGYFPGGVYRYTKRFVAPAEWRGLAVLLEFEGVYQRSQVYLNGWHVGGRPSGYAEFRVPLDEHLLIGEENVVEVVANNADEPNSRWYTGSGIYRPVHLLIGPALRISAAGPCARTLSVDSAQATVEILTELVNDEDHTRRVRVSTALTAQGDEPVNAAEVVDVPGHGRATVRQLVTITDAALWTPESPTLYDIAVSLESEDEVIDSSHDRFGIRAIDVDASHGLRINGESVKLRGAAIHHDNGVIGAHTLDAAERRRVRILKEGGFNAIRSAHNPASRALLRACDELGVLVMDELNDAWTRPKVNWDSSIEFAEWWERDLEAMIEKDRNHPSVIMYSIGNEIGETALPEGIDTSRRLAERTRELDPSRPVTNCINAFLNLVAPPDEEKVQKKAAAARAAGRQETNKNFILILNLMMGVMTKVMPRVLKLGIVDKKTRDAYATVDIAGYNYMASRFRGDSALHPERVMVGSEDPATQTVAIWQDIADQPHVIGDFVWTGWDYLGEGGLATIRYNDRARLYLPYPALAAGTPNIDITGHRQTQSYLNEIGWGLRSGPHLAVQPVHHAGEKQTVSSWRSTNSIRSWSWEGCEGREATVEVYADAAEVELMHNGITVGRRPSGAAAGFLSTFALDFQPGELVAIARDSDGREIGRDSLRSAAPNLRLVVTPEVDRLRADGQDLAYVAIELADSEGIVRPLQDRRVEIVVSGAGTLLGFGSGEAITEEGFCTTSHSTFLGRALAVVRAGHIPGTITATVRAEGCESRSIELLVV comes from the coding sequence ATGATGTTCGAGCGCCGCGACCCTGACTGCGCGAACGCACACAACACCGGCTACTTCCCCGGTGGCGTCTACCGGTACACGAAGCGGTTCGTCGCTCCCGCGGAATGGCGGGGGCTGGCTGTGCTGCTCGAGTTCGAGGGCGTGTACCAACGATCGCAGGTGTACCTCAACGGCTGGCACGTCGGGGGGCGGCCGTCAGGGTATGCCGAGTTCCGGGTGCCGCTCGACGAACACCTCTTGATCGGGGAGGAGAACGTCGTCGAGGTCGTCGCGAACAACGCGGACGAGCCGAACAGCCGGTGGTACACCGGCAGCGGCATCTACCGCCCCGTGCACCTCCTCATCGGGCCGGCGCTGCGGATCTCGGCCGCGGGACCGTGCGCACGGACACTGTCCGTCGACAGCGCTCAAGCAACCGTCGAGATCCTCACCGAGCTGGTGAATGACGAGGACCATACCCGCCGCGTGCGCGTCTCGACGGCACTCACCGCACAGGGGGACGAGCCGGTGAACGCCGCAGAGGTCGTCGACGTGCCTGGCCATGGTCGAGCCACGGTACGGCAGCTGGTGACCATCACCGATGCCGCGCTCTGGACGCCCGAGTCACCGACGCTCTACGACATCGCGGTGTCGCTCGAATCCGAGGATGAGGTGATCGACTCCAGCCACGACCGGTTCGGCATCCGCGCCATTGACGTCGACGCGAGCCACGGGCTCCGCATCAACGGTGAATCGGTCAAGCTCCGCGGCGCCGCTATCCACCACGACAACGGCGTCATCGGTGCCCACACCCTCGACGCCGCCGAACGGCGCCGCGTCCGCATTCTCAAAGAGGGCGGATTCAACGCCATCCGCAGTGCACACAACCCGGCATCCAGGGCGCTGCTGCGGGCCTGCGACGAACTCGGCGTCCTCGTGATGGACGAGCTGAACGACGCGTGGACCCGGCCGAAGGTGAACTGGGACTCCTCGATCGAGTTCGCCGAATGGTGGGAACGGGACCTCGAGGCGATGATCGAAAAGGACCGGAATCACCCGTCGGTGATCATGTACTCGATCGGCAACGAGATCGGTGAAACCGCGCTCCCCGAGGGCATCGATACGAGCCGGCGGCTTGCCGAGCGAACCCGAGAACTCGACCCATCGAGGCCCGTGACGAACTGCATCAACGCGTTTCTCAACCTGGTTGCACCCCCTGACGAGGAGAAGGTGCAGAAGAAGGCAGCAGCAGCTCGAGCCGCGGGCCGCCAGGAGACCAACAAGAACTTCATTCTGATCCTCAATCTGATGATGGGGGTGATGACCAAGGTCATGCCCCGGGTGCTCAAGCTCGGCATCGTGGACAAAAAGACCCGCGACGCGTATGCGACGGTCGACATCGCGGGCTACAACTACATGGCCTCACGGTTCCGTGGAGACTCAGCCCTCCACCCCGAGCGCGTGATGGTCGGCAGCGAGGATCCCGCGACGCAGACCGTGGCGATCTGGCAGGACATCGCCGACCAGCCGCACGTCATCGGTGACTTCGTCTGGACGGGCTGGGACTACCTGGGAGAGGGAGGGCTCGCGACCATCCGCTACAACGACCGCGCGCGCCTCTACCTGCCGTACCCCGCGCTCGCGGCAGGCACCCCGAACATCGACATCACCGGGCATCGCCAGACGCAGTCGTACCTGAACGAGATCGGGTGGGGGCTGCGGTCGGGCCCGCACCTCGCCGTCCAGCCGGTGCACCATGCGGGCGAGAAGCAGACGGTGTCGAGCTGGCGCTCAACGAACTCAATACGTAGCTGGAGCTGGGAAGGATGCGAGGGCCGGGAGGCCACCGTCGAGGTCTACGCCGACGCCGCTGAGGTGGAGCTCATGCACAACGGAATCACCGTCGGGCGTCGTCCGTCAGGCGCGGCTGCAGGGTTCTTGTCCACTTTCGCCCTGGATTTTCAGCCGGGGGAGCTCGTCGCCATCGCACGCGATTCGGATGGTCGCGAAATCGGCCGCGACTCCCTCCGCAGCGCCGCCCCCAACCTCCGGCTAGTGGTGACACCCGAGGTGGATCGGCTCCGGGCTGACGGGCAGGACCTCGCCTACGTGGCGATTGAACTGGCCGACAGCGAGGGAATCGTGCGTCCGCTACAGGACCGTCGGGTGGAGATCGTGGTCTCAGGGGCTGGCACGCTCCTCGGGTTCGGAAGCGGCGAGGCGATCACCGAAGAGGGGTTCTGCACCACGTCACACTCGACATTCCTCGGACGAGCGCTAGCCGTCGTCCGAGCGGGGCACATTCCGGGCACCATTACGGCAACCGTCCGTGCGGAAGGTTGCGAGTCCCGGAGCATCGAGCTCCTCGTCGTCTAG
- a CDS encoding benzaldehyde dehydrogenase: protein MTLLGAETWHGALFSGGWRSGSGSPQAVMEPATGASLGQVGTASVADVLRAAESASHAQRDWAKRRPEERADVLRRAGLLWQEHAAEVERWIVRETGAIPPKAQLETHIAANECFEASALPSYPHGDVLTSNEDRWSFARNLPVGVVSVIAPFNFPLILAIRSVAPALALGNAVLLKPDPRTVVSGGVSIARIFEEAGLPDGLLHLLPGGVEVGQALVTAPEVRVVAFTGSTTAGRNVGALAAQNLKRVHLELGGNNALIVLPGADLDAAASAGAFGSFMHQGQICMTTGRHLVHESLSTAYLERLTDKALKLPVGNPDTDQVALGPIIDEKQLQRIDGIVRSSVDRGARLHAGGTHEGLFYAPTVLSELDDASPAWAEEVFGPVAPVRSFSSIDEAAELALANSYGLSLGILGDVGTAMDLADRIPTGKIHINEQTVSDEANAPFGGTGWSGNGSRVGGLRTNLDAFTDVQWLTVRSSIAPYPF from the coding sequence ATGACATTGCTCGGAGCCGAGACGTGGCATGGCGCGCTGTTCAGCGGAGGCTGGCGATCGGGGTCAGGATCTCCGCAGGCGGTGATGGAGCCGGCGACAGGGGCCTCGCTCGGTCAGGTCGGCACGGCGAGTGTGGCTGATGTCCTGCGCGCGGCGGAATCCGCGTCGCACGCGCAGCGCGACTGGGCGAAGCGCCGTCCGGAGGAGCGGGCGGACGTGCTCCGGCGGGCCGGGCTGCTCTGGCAGGAGCACGCGGCGGAAGTGGAGCGCTGGATCGTCCGCGAGACGGGCGCGATCCCGCCGAAGGCGCAGCTCGAGACCCATATCGCTGCGAACGAGTGCTTCGAGGCGTCTGCGCTCCCCTCATACCCGCACGGCGACGTCCTCACCTCGAATGAGGACCGCTGGTCGTTTGCGCGCAACCTGCCTGTCGGGGTGGTCAGCGTGATCGCACCCTTCAACTTCCCCCTCATCCTGGCGATCCGTTCCGTGGCACCTGCGCTCGCCCTCGGCAACGCGGTGCTCCTCAAGCCGGATCCGCGCACGGTCGTTTCGGGCGGGGTATCCATTGCACGGATCTTCGAGGAGGCCGGGCTGCCCGACGGCCTCCTGCATCTGCTCCCCGGGGGTGTCGAGGTGGGTCAGGCGCTCGTGACCGCGCCCGAGGTGAGGGTGGTTGCATTCACCGGGTCGACCACAGCCGGCCGCAACGTCGGAGCGCTCGCGGCGCAGAACCTCAAGCGGGTGCACCTCGAGCTCGGCGGCAACAACGCGCTGATCGTGCTCCCGGGGGCCGACCTGGATGCGGCAGCCTCGGCAGGCGCGTTCGGCTCGTTCATGCACCAGGGGCAGATCTGCATGACGACCGGCCGGCATCTCGTCCACGAAAGCCTGTCCACGGCGTATCTGGAACGACTGACCGACAAGGCGCTGAAACTGCCGGTCGGGAACCCGGACACCGACCAGGTTGCGCTCGGGCCGATTATCGACGAGAAGCAGCTTCAGCGCATCGACGGCATCGTGAGATCGTCGGTCGATCGCGGCGCGCGACTTCACGCGGGTGGGACACATGAGGGACTGTTCTACGCGCCGACCGTGCTCAGCGAACTTGACGACGCATCCCCCGCCTGGGCCGAGGAAGTGTTCGGCCCGGTTGCGCCCGTGCGGTCCTTCTCGAGCATCGACGAGGCAGCCGAGCTCGCACTCGCGAACTCCTACGGACTGTCGCTCGGCATCCTGGGCGATGTGGGCACGGCGATGGATCTCGCGGACCGCATCCCGACGGGCAAGATCCACATCAACGAGCAGACTGTCTCAGACGAAGCGAATGCCCCGTTCGGCGGCACGGGCTGGTCGGGAAACGGGTCGCGGGTGGGTGGCCTCCGCACCAACCTCGACGCGTTCACGGACGTGCAGTGGCTGACAGTGAGATCGTCGATCGCTCCCTACCCGTTCTGA
- a CDS encoding TetR/AcrR family transcriptional regulator C-terminal domain-containing protein, whose product MRAIAAELGVDPSAVNYHVADRETLLELVAADVVLSQIEDTRLPDSADWRAAIRVFADRLRAGVILSGSHSPYFRFPAGGAPRALTIVDEVLERLTGAGLCADEAIRALTAVNQITFAAAREAVLTQNGGRHPQLDEMQRAIDDLQPDELPGARAVIAHWAPESDEQFAYNIDLLIAGIESRLAGDPS is encoded by the coding sequence ATGCGAGCCATCGCCGCAGAACTCGGCGTCGACCCATCGGCCGTGAACTATCACGTGGCCGACCGTGAAACGCTGCTAGAACTTGTCGCAGCGGATGTGGTGCTTTCGCAGATTGAGGACACCCGGCTGCCCGACAGTGCGGATTGGCGTGCGGCCATCCGCGTGTTCGCGGATCGGCTACGCGCCGGCGTTATTCTGAGTGGCTCGCACAGCCCCTACTTCCGCTTTCCCGCGGGCGGGGCGCCGCGGGCGCTGACGATCGTTGACGAGGTTCTCGAACGACTGACTGGCGCGGGGCTCTGCGCCGACGAGGCGATCCGAGCCCTCACCGCCGTCAACCAGATCACCTTCGCGGCTGCCCGCGAAGCGGTGCTGACACAGAATGGCGGCCGCCACCCTCAGCTCGATGAGATGCAGCGTGCGATTGATGACCTCCAGCCCGACGAACTTCCTGGAGCCCGAGCTGTCATCGCGCACTGGGCGCCCGAATCCGACGAGCAGTTCGCATACAACATCGACCTTCTCATCGCCGGAATCGAGAGTCGCCTCGCGGGTGACCCCAGCTAG
- a CDS encoding GMC family oxidoreductase, with protein MPESTTPVYDVIVVGAGSAGSVVTRRLVDAGRRVLLLEAGGPDINPMIHDLSGMGTLWHGPEDWDYFTVPQEHAAGRRLHLPRGKVLGGSHSLNAMIWVRGAREDYDGWAAAGNPGWSWDDVLPLFRAIENSSGGASELRGAGGLLDVTDDYPLSPIQSSIIDAAVEIGLEHNPDYNGDHLDGVSQQQITVRDGTRLSSYRAYVQPIQDAPNLTIQTGAWIHRLLFDGQTVVGVEYEQDGDLVRVHADVVVLSAGALDSPRILLRSGIGPAAELADLGIEVVLDVPGVGKNLHDHLLSPVIFTTDERPVDPPQPGVSVTQTHLFWKSDPELTVPDTQPINFSVPMYEPWMEGPESGFSLMAGIITPHSRGTLTLTGAGAHDPIAIDLGALADERDLDALTASVRQCRDIGAAPALAEWGARELYPGPEVDDDDKLRDYVRRTAITYHHQVGTCRMGDDSLAVVDSRLRVHGIAGLRVVDASIMPKITSGNTNAPSILIGEQGARFLLDESL; from the coding sequence ATGCCCGAGAGCACCACCCCCGTATACGACGTCATCGTCGTCGGAGCCGGATCCGCAGGATCGGTCGTCACGCGTCGCCTCGTCGACGCCGGTCGACGAGTGCTCCTGCTCGAGGCGGGCGGCCCCGACATCAACCCGATGATCCACGACCTCTCCGGAATGGGGACCCTCTGGCACGGGCCGGAGGACTGGGACTATTTCACCGTTCCCCAGGAGCACGCCGCGGGCAGGCGGCTCCATCTGCCGCGAGGAAAAGTGCTCGGCGGCTCCCATTCGCTGAACGCCATGATCTGGGTTCGCGGCGCGCGCGAGGACTACGACGGATGGGCCGCCGCCGGCAACCCGGGATGGTCGTGGGACGACGTGCTGCCGCTGTTCCGCGCCATCGAGAACAGCAGCGGCGGCGCATCGGAGCTTCGCGGCGCGGGTGGGCTGCTCGACGTCACCGACGACTATCCGCTCTCTCCCATCCAGAGCTCGATCATCGATGCTGCAGTGGAGATCGGTCTCGAGCACAACCCCGACTACAACGGCGACCACCTCGACGGTGTCTCGCAGCAGCAGATCACCGTTCGGGACGGCACGCGACTCAGCTCGTATCGGGCCTACGTGCAGCCGATCCAGGACGCCCCGAACCTCACGATCCAGACCGGGGCCTGGATCCACCGGCTCCTGTTCGACGGCCAGACGGTGGTCGGCGTCGAATACGAGCAGGACGGCGACCTCGTGCGGGTCCACGCCGACGTCGTCGTGCTCTCCGCCGGAGCGCTCGATTCGCCGAGGATCCTGCTGCGATCCGGCATCGGGCCTGCCGCCGAACTCGCCGATCTCGGTATCGAGGTGGTGCTCGACGTTCCGGGTGTCGGCAAGAACCTGCACGACCACCTCCTCTCACCCGTGATCTTCACGACCGACGAGCGCCCGGTCGATCCACCCCAGCCGGGTGTCTCGGTCACGCAGACGCATCTGTTCTGGAAGAGCGACCCTGAACTCACCGTTCCCGACACGCAGCCGATCAACTTCAGCGTGCCCATGTACGAGCCCTGGATGGAGGGGCCCGAGAGCGGCTTCTCGCTCATGGCAGGCATCATCACGCCGCACAGTCGCGGCACGCTGACGCTGACAGGCGCCGGTGCACACGACCCGATCGCCATCGATCTGGGTGCGCTCGCCGACGAACGCGACCTCGACGCGCTCACCGCATCCGTGCGGCAGTGCCGCGACATCGGCGCTGCGCCCGCGCTCGCGGAATGGGGCGCACGCGAGCTGTACCCGGGTCCCGAGGTGGACGACGACGACAAGCTTCGCGACTACGTGCGCCGCACGGCGATCACCTACCACCACCAGGTCGGCACGTGCCGCATGGGCGACGACTCCCTCGCCGTCGTCGACTCCCGTCTGCGGGTGCACGGCATCGCGGGTCTCCGGGTGGTTGACGCGTCGATCATGCCGAAGATCACCTCCGGCAACACCAACGCCCCGTCGATCCTCATCGGGGAACAAGGCGCCCGGTTCCTGCTCGACGAGAGTCTCTGA
- a CDS encoding MFS transporter, which translates to MSENTVPAIGTPEAALASPALASPTSDPNTGPATMPKRLWILYPLGLLSLSIVWGSVLQVLLARQVAAFGSGGPDDAGTLGVVVSFAAIVGLVAGPVLGFASDRTRVRFLGRRNIWILGTALVGAVALIITGLSPNALVLGIVWAIAIWPLTGYQTAMAAVLPERIPVRVRGTMSGLSGTLGLLGTFIGVAVGGLVTDPLIAYGVVAAQLVIIGAVFAFFTKDLSAEALRALDASAPKVRSKLPSLRTERDFWLTFVGRFLTFFGYFIVQGMMLFLLRDYIKFGDGSTDAASAAIVQVSGISILFTMVAAILGGVLADRVGRLKIFVVVSSLMFVPAALIPLLMPDFTGILIGMSVAGLAFGAYLAVDQALISRVLPNLDDAGRDIGMISVANGAPQIITPVLGGLLISTVGYPSLFVVMMAFTIIGAIAVMFIKRVR; encoded by the coding sequence TTGTCAGAGAACACTGTGCCTGCGATCGGCACACCCGAAGCAGCTCTCGCCTCCCCGGCGCTGGCGAGTCCGACGTCCGACCCGAACACCGGGCCTGCGACGATGCCGAAGCGGCTGTGGATTCTCTATCCCCTCGGTCTGCTGAGCCTGTCGATCGTGTGGGGTTCCGTTCTCCAGGTGCTGCTCGCGCGCCAGGTCGCCGCGTTCGGCTCTGGAGGTCCGGATGACGCGGGCACGCTCGGTGTGGTCGTGAGCTTCGCCGCGATCGTCGGCCTGGTGGCCGGCCCGGTCCTCGGCTTCGCGTCCGACCGCACCCGGGTCCGCTTCCTCGGTCGCCGCAACATCTGGATCCTCGGAACTGCGCTCGTCGGGGCCGTCGCGCTCATCATCACGGGCCTGTCTCCGAACGCGTTGGTCCTCGGGATCGTCTGGGCGATCGCCATCTGGCCGCTCACCGGCTACCAGACAGCGATGGCCGCGGTGCTCCCCGAGCGGATTCCGGTGCGCGTGCGCGGAACGATGTCGGGACTGTCCGGCACCCTCGGGCTACTGGGCACATTCATCGGGGTCGCCGTCGGCGGCCTGGTCACCGACCCGCTGATCGCCTACGGCGTGGTCGCCGCGCAGCTGGTCATCATCGGCGCCGTTTTCGCTTTCTTCACGAAGGACCTCTCCGCTGAGGCTCTCCGGGCGCTCGATGCGAGCGCACCGAAGGTGAGGTCGAAGCTGCCCAGCCTGCGAACCGAGCGCGACTTCTGGCTGACGTTCGTGGGTCGGTTCTTGACGTTCTTCGGCTACTTCATCGTCCAAGGGATGATGCTCTTCCTGCTGCGCGACTACATCAAGTTCGGCGACGGGAGTACAGATGCCGCATCCGCAGCCATCGTGCAGGTCAGCGGGATCAGCATCCTGTTCACGATGGTCGCCGCGATCCTCGGCGGAGTCCTCGCTGACAGGGTCGGTCGGCTGAAGATCTTCGTTGTGGTGTCGTCGCTGATGTTCGTGCCGGCCGCTCTGATCCCGCTGCTCATGCCGGACTTCACCGGCATCCTGATCGGGATGAGCGTCGCCGGGCTGGCCTTCGGGGCGTACCTCGCCGTCGACCAGGCGCTGATCTCGCGCGTGCTGCCGAACCTTGACGACGCGGGTCGTGACATCGGGATGATCAGCGTCGCGAATGGCGCGCCACAGATCATCACGCCGGTGCTCGGCGGACTGCTCATCAGCACGGTCGGCTACCCGTCGCTGTTCGTCGTCATGATGGCGTTCACCATCATCGGTGCGATCGCGGTCATGTTCATCAAACGCGTTCGCTGA
- a CDS encoding ABC transporter substrate-binding protein produces the protein MKAITVRGALALTAAALLAASLAGCVADDTGSGNAGGTTDKGELQCGLANGEAASGDPIKVGAIATASGGVDFSSSPKAAAAYFDCVNENGGINGRPIDYSYEDDQFDPTKTAQLAAGFAADSDVVGLVGDATFIGCDVANAEYVKADLYSITGVGVPQSCFSSSNLAPVNAGPRQSAIQLLQWLEETDQADAVFQVGLNTQGNGDWVAAGINEYAEANGINIVGTELSDPAETNWLPLIQKIKDSGATSVIIVDPAPITAAILAAVEQQDARGDIIWTCTASCYDAQFGSQIGSYWEGFVANSELQLVDAAGEDNELWKSVMDAYAADDAPRDTFSQAGFLAAKMFTDALLELDPADISRETVSEAMLGITNYSSDLLCRPWYYGEAAEHNANHSTRTAEITDGVFTKLSECIDSGDPALESILANEESQGLVG, from the coding sequence ATGAAAGCAATCACGGTCCGGGGCGCACTTGCGCTCACGGCAGCCGCCTTGCTGGCGGCATCGCTCGCCGGCTGTGTGGCGGACGACACTGGCAGCGGCAACGCGGGCGGCACCACGGATAAGGGCGAACTGCAGTGCGGGCTCGCCAACGGAGAAGCGGCGTCGGGCGACCCCATCAAGGTCGGCGCGATCGCAACCGCGAGTGGCGGTGTCGACTTCTCGTCGTCGCCGAAGGCCGCGGCCGCCTACTTCGACTGCGTGAACGAGAACGGCGGCATCAACGGTCGCCCGATCGACTACTCCTATGAAGACGACCAGTTCGACCCCACGAAGACCGCGCAGCTCGCGGCCGGATTTGCGGCCGACAGCGACGTCGTCGGACTCGTCGGCGACGCGACCTTCATCGGCTGCGACGTCGCGAACGCCGAGTATGTCAAGGCAGATCTCTACTCGATCACCGGGGTGGGTGTGCCTCAGTCGTGCTTCTCGTCGAGCAACCTCGCGCCGGTCAACGCCGGTCCGCGACAGAGCGCGATCCAGCTGCTGCAGTGGCTCGAGGAGACCGACCAGGCGGACGCCGTCTTCCAGGTCGGCCTCAACACGCAGGGCAACGGCGACTGGGTGGCGGCGGGCATCAACGAGTACGCCGAGGCCAACGGGATCAACATCGTCGGCACCGAACTCAGCGACCCCGCGGAGACGAACTGGCTCCCCCTGATCCAGAAGATCAAGGACTCAGGCGCGACCTCGGTCATCATCGTCGACCCCGCACCGATCACCGCGGCCATCCTCGCGGCCGTCGAGCAGCAGGATGCCCGCGGCGACATCATCTGGACCTGCACCGCGTCCTGCTATGACGCTCAGTTCGGCAGCCAGATCGGGTCCTACTGGGAGGGCTTCGTGGCCAACTCGGAGCTCCAGTTGGTGGATGCCGCGGGCGAAGACAACGAGTTGTGGAAGTCGGTGATGGATGCGTACGCCGCTGATGACGCTCCGCGCGACACCTTCAGCCAGGCGGGCTTCCTCGCCGCGAAGATGTTCACCGACGCGCTGCTCGAGCTGGACCCCGCGGACATCTCTCGTGAGACCGTCTCGGAGGCGATGCTCGGCATCACGAACTACTCGTCCGATCTGCTGTGCCGGCCCTGGTACTACGGCGAAGCGGCCGAGCACAACGCCAACCACTCCACCCGTACGGCGGAGATCACGGACGGCGTGTTCACGAAGCTGAGCGAGTGCATCGACTCCGGCGACCCCGCCCTCGAGTCGATTCTCGCGAACGAGGAATCGCAGGGACTCGTCGGCTGA
- a CDS encoding aldehyde dehydrogenase family protein, with protein sequence MTDYAELLSRVSAPEGSGREISDPATGEVIGRAPVQTVDDLDVLIARAGEAQRPWAALGHEKRIELLNAVADRIDASAEALAELLSREQGKPLNGPNARFEVGACSAWLRATAATPLDPEVLVDDGEAHAEIIYKPLGVVAAIGPWNWPLMIGIWQIAPSLRMGNAVIVKPSSFTPLSVLAMVSIMNEVLPEGVLQAISANGEVGGALAAHPKIDKVMFTGSTATGRAIIEASAGNLARLTLELGGNDAGIVLPDANPDAIAEGLFWGAFINTGQTCAALKRLYVHDSIYDAVIDSLAAFSKNMPMGNGLDEQNVLGPVQNKKQFDIVAGLVEDAKTRGGRIVTGGSPATELGPLFYPITIVADVNDGDPIVDEEQFGPALPVIRYTELEDAIASANALDVGLGASVWSSDPANARAVATRLESGTVWINQHGTLHPMAPFGGVKGSGYGLEFGVEGLKAVSAPQLIRS encoded by the coding sequence ATGACCGACTACGCAGAACTGCTTTCGAGAGTCTCCGCCCCGGAGGGATCGGGACGGGAGATCTCTGACCCCGCCACGGGCGAGGTGATCGGCCGCGCGCCCGTGCAGACCGTCGACGACCTCGACGTGCTGATCGCGAGGGCCGGCGAGGCGCAACGCCCATGGGCGGCGCTCGGCCATGAGAAGCGCATCGAGCTTCTGAACGCGGTCGCCGACCGCATCGACGCATCTGCCGAGGCGCTCGCCGAGCTGCTGTCCCGCGAGCAGGGCAAGCCCCTCAACGGCCCCAACGCGCGCTTCGAAGTCGGGGCGTGCTCGGCGTGGCTGCGTGCCACGGCTGCGACCCCTCTGGACCCCGAGGTGCTCGTCGACGACGGGGAGGCGCACGCGGAAATCATCTACAAGCCGCTCGGCGTCGTCGCCGCGATCGGTCCGTGGAACTGGCCGCTCATGATAGGCATCTGGCAGATCGCCCCCTCGCTGCGGATGGGCAACGCGGTCATCGTCAAGCCGTCGTCGTTCACCCCGCTCAGCGTGCTGGCGATGGTCTCGATCATGAACGAAGTACTTCCCGAGGGCGTCCTGCAGGCGATCTCCGCAAACGGCGAGGTCGGCGGCGCGCTCGCCGCGCATCCCAAGATCGACAAGGTCATGTTCACGGGCTCGACCGCCACCGGGCGCGCGATCATCGAGGCATCAGCGGGCAACCTGGCGCGGCTCACGCTCGAGCTCGGGGGCAACGACGCCGGCATCGTGCTGCCGGACGCGAACCCGGATGCGATCGCCGAGGGCCTGTTCTGGGGCGCGTTCATCAACACCGGTCAGACCTGCGCGGCGCTCAAGCGCCTCTACGTGCACGACTCGATCTACGACGCGGTCATCGACTCGCTCGCCGCGTTCAGCAAGAACATGCCGATGGGCAACGGCCTCGACGAGCAGAACGTGCTCGGCCCAGTGCAGAACAAGAAGCAGTTCGACATCGTCGCCGGGCTCGTCGAGGACGCGAAGACCCGGGGCGGCCGGATCGTGACGGGCGGCAGCCCGGCGACAGAGCTCGGTCCGCTGTTCTACCCGATCACCATCGTCGCCGACGTCAACGACGGCGACCCGATCGTCGACGAAGAGCAGTTCGGCCCGGCACTCCCCGTGATCCGATACACCGAACTGGAGGATGCGATCGCCAGCGCCAATGCGCTCGACGTAGGCCTCGGCGCATCGGTGTGGTCGTCCGACCCCGCGAACGCGCGCGCCGTGGCGACTCGGCTCGAATCCGGGACCGTGTGGATCAACCAGCACGGCACCCTGCACCCGATGGCGCCCTTCGGCGGGGTGAAGGGCTCGGGCTACGGGCTCGAGTTCGGCGTCGAGGGGCTGAAGGCAGTCTCGGCGCCGCAGCTCATCCGCAGCTGA
- a CDS encoding branched-chain amino acid ABC transporter permease: MILPFIVAGLVLGSLYALSGVGMLVLYRTTGVLNFGYGALGAMSAMLAWQFAELRMQPILAYVLGILAATALSLLFGFLAGPFLATVSTLTKATATLGLALVLLGIMLFVWNDKARFLRLITDTIGVQLGTRITLTQIICLAVAMVIVFGTTIYLRRSQTGTSMRALASDRELASMLGVRVRRIELLAWSVSGALAGFSGILLSSQTRLEPVFLTFIVIPFLAAVVVGRFGSLAGTLIGGLSIGVIQAVASAFPATSSFSNATPFVVATIVILFLQRRKVVTIEVAR; the protein is encoded by the coding sequence GTGATCCTTCCCTTCATCGTCGCCGGACTGGTGCTCGGGTCCCTCTACGCCCTCAGCGGCGTCGGGATGCTGGTGCTGTACCGGACGACGGGCGTGCTGAACTTCGGCTACGGCGCCCTCGGCGCCATGTCGGCGATGCTCGCCTGGCAGTTCGCAGAGCTCAGGATGCAACCGATCCTGGCCTACGTCCTGGGGATCCTGGCCGCGACGGCTCTCTCGCTTCTCTTCGGCTTCCTCGCGGGGCCCTTCCTCGCGACCGTGTCGACCCTCACCAAGGCGACGGCGACCCTCGGGCTCGCCCTCGTGCTGCTCGGGATCATGTTGTTCGTCTGGAACGACAAGGCCCGCTTCCTGCGGCTCATCACTGACACGATCGGGGTCCAGTTGGGAACCCGGATCACTCTCACTCAGATCATCTGTCTCGCGGTGGCCATGGTGATCGTGTTCGGCACGACCATCTACCTCCGACGGAGCCAGACCGGAACCTCCATGCGGGCGCTCGCGTCCGACCGCGAGCTCGCCTCGATGCTGGGGGTGCGGGTGCGCCGGATCGAACTGCTCGCCTGGAGCGTCTCGGGGGCGCTCGCCGGCTTCTCCGGCATCCTGCTCTCCAGTCAGACGCGGCTCGAGCCGGTCTTCCTCACCTTCATCGTCATCCCCTTCCTCGCCGCCGTGGTCGTGGGTCGCTTCGGTTCACTCGCCGGCACCCTCATCGGCGGACTCAGCATCGGCGTCATCCAGGCTGTCGCCTCCGCATTCCCCGCGACGTCGTCGTTCAGCAATGCGACGCCGTTCGTCGTGGCGACGATCGTCATCCTCTTCCTCCAGCGACGGAAGGTCGTCACCATCGAGGTCGCACGATGA